From a region of the Corallococcus coralloides DSM 2259 genome:
- a CDS encoding S1 family peptidase, with the protein MRAWKWGGATMALAAVTAWMACGQSGPGGAEGLEKAEAATVTLGDGHCAGVVVGQGRHVLTAAHCVAPDAGEERTNFEDGRQLKGRYVFVDRGRDMAVLELEAKAPVAPLEVAEGLPIPGAMLVFTGRHDRPGEPQRVMVERWGRCPSLPDVPNALFTTMHGVPGDSGAPLVDEQLRVVGLVHGGARCSIAAPTGDVAPEVQRLSREDAQPLARRPSSAPH; encoded by the coding sequence ATGCGTGCATGGAAGTGGGGCGGCGCCACGATGGCACTCGCGGCCGTGACCGCCTGGATGGCCTGCGGCCAGTCCGGCCCGGGCGGAGCCGAGGGTTTGGAGAAGGCCGAAGCCGCGACGGTGACGCTGGGCGACGGCCACTGCGCGGGCGTGGTGGTGGGCCAGGGACGCCACGTCCTCACCGCGGCCCACTGCGTCGCACCGGACGCGGGCGAGGAGCGGACGAACTTCGAGGACGGACGGCAGCTGAAGGGCCGCTACGTGTTCGTGGATCGCGGCCGGGACATGGCGGTGCTGGAGCTGGAGGCGAAGGCCCCGGTGGCGCCGCTGGAGGTGGCCGAAGGGCTGCCCATCCCCGGCGCGATGCTCGTCTTCACCGGACGTCACGACCGGCCCGGCGAACCGCAGCGGGTGATGGTGGAGCGCTGGGGCCGCTGCCCGTCGCTGCCGGACGTGCCCAACGCGCTCTTCACCACGATGCACGGCGTGCCGGGAGACTCCGGCGCGCCGCTGGTGGACGAGCAGCTGCGCGTGGTGGGCCTGGTGCATGGCGGAGCGCGGTGCAGCATCGCCGCGCCCACCGGAGACGTGGCGCCGGAGGTCCAGCGCCTGTCGCGGGAGGACGCGCAGCCGCTGGCCCGGCGTCCGTCTTCCGCACCGCACTGA
- a CDS encoding response regulator transcription factor: protein MKPKVLIVENSWTMRETLRLLLSGEFDCTVAADGETGLAHALAQPPDVLLSDVNMDGIDGYELCRRVRAEPSLAHLPVMFVSGYPPRTDLEPGQPQPDAYLVKPVKPPYLIAQLHAVLQRARGATAKAAGEG, encoded by the coding sequence GTGAAGCCCAAGGTCCTCATCGTGGAGAACTCCTGGACCATGCGCGAGACGCTGCGGCTGCTCTTGTCGGGTGAGTTCGACTGCACGGTGGCCGCGGATGGAGAGACGGGGCTCGCGCACGCGCTGGCGCAGCCGCCGGACGTGCTCCTGTCGGACGTGAACATGGACGGCATCGACGGCTACGAGCTGTGCCGCCGCGTGCGCGCGGAGCCCTCCCTGGCGCACCTGCCGGTGATGTTCGTCAGTGGCTACCCGCCGCGTACGGACCTGGAGCCCGGTCAGCCGCAGCCGGACGCGTACCTGGTCAAGCCGGTGAAGCCGCCGTACCTCATCGCGCAGCTGCACGCCGTGCTGCAGCGCGCGAGGGGCGCCACCGCCAAGGCCGCGGGCGAGGGCTGA
- the pruA gene encoding L-glutamate gamma-semialdehyde dehydrogenase produces MINAFPRVPAPKNEPVLSYAPGTPERAELQSTLKRMSGERIEIPVVIGGKHVKSGKTDTVRMPHRHQHVLATLHEADAGHVEQAIQNAMSVKEDWARMPFHARAAIFLRAAELLATRYRPLLNASSMAGQSKTAHQAEIDASCELIDFLRYNVHFAQQILSIQPENSAQTWNMTDYRPLDGFVFAIAPFNFTSIALNLCLSPALMGNVVLWKPSSTQALSAWYSLELMREAGLPDGVINMLPGDGPTVGNPVLASPHLGGIHFTGSTPTFNNLWKTVGENIGRYKQYPRLVGETGGKDFIFAHASAADDLEALAVAIVRGGYEYQGQKCSAASRVYVPESLWPKLKPRLQALISEIKMGDVADFRNFMGAVIDERSFKKVSSYIELAKSGGDATIVAGGGTDKSEGWYVQPTLVQCNSPRHRIMTEEIFAPLVGVYVYPDAKFEETLKECDQSAAYALTGAIFARDRKVIEQMMSGLRNAAGNFYINDKPTGAVVGQQPFGGSRASGTNDKSGSMINLFRWSSPRTIKENFAPPVKVPYPFMDSDPKEGAI; encoded by the coding sequence GTGATCAACGCCTTCCCCCGCGTCCCCGCTCCCAAGAACGAGCCCGTCCTCTCCTACGCCCCCGGCACCCCGGAGCGCGCGGAACTCCAGTCCACCCTCAAGCGCATGAGCGGGGAGCGCATTGAAATCCCCGTCGTCATCGGTGGCAAGCACGTGAAGTCCGGCAAGACGGACACCGTGCGCATGCCACACCGGCACCAGCACGTGCTGGCCACCCTGCACGAGGCCGACGCCGGCCACGTGGAGCAGGCCATCCAGAACGCCATGAGCGTGAAGGAGGACTGGGCGCGGATGCCCTTCCACGCGAGAGCGGCCATCTTCCTGCGCGCCGCGGAGCTGCTCGCCACGCGCTACCGCCCGCTGCTCAACGCGTCCTCCATGGCGGGCCAGTCCAAGACGGCGCACCAGGCGGAGATCGACGCGTCGTGCGAGCTCATCGACTTCCTTCGCTACAACGTCCACTTCGCGCAGCAGATCCTGTCCATCCAGCCGGAGAACTCCGCGCAGACGTGGAACATGACGGACTACCGGCCGCTGGACGGGTTCGTCTTCGCCATCGCGCCGTTCAACTTCACCTCCATCGCGCTGAACCTCTGCCTGTCGCCCGCGCTGATGGGCAACGTGGTGCTGTGGAAGCCGTCCTCCACGCAGGCCCTGAGCGCCTGGTACAGCCTGGAGCTGATGCGCGAGGCGGGCCTGCCCGACGGCGTCATCAACATGCTGCCCGGTGACGGCCCCACGGTGGGCAACCCCGTGCTGGCGAGCCCCCACCTGGGCGGCATCCACTTCACCGGCTCCACGCCCACGTTCAACAACCTGTGGAAGACGGTGGGAGAGAACATCGGCCGCTACAAGCAGTACCCGCGGCTGGTGGGTGAGACGGGCGGCAAGGACTTCATCTTCGCGCACGCGTCCGCGGCGGATGACCTGGAGGCGCTCGCGGTCGCCATCGTGCGCGGCGGCTACGAGTACCAGGGCCAGAAGTGCAGCGCGGCCAGCCGCGTCTACGTGCCGGAGTCCCTGTGGCCCAAGCTGAAGCCCCGCCTCCAGGCGCTCATCAGCGAAATCAAGATGGGCGACGTGGCGGACTTCCGGAACTTCATGGGCGCCGTCATCGACGAGCGCTCGTTCAAGAAGGTCTCTTCGTACATCGAGCTGGCGAAGTCCGGCGGTGACGCGACCATCGTCGCGGGCGGCGGCACGGACAAGAGCGAGGGTTGGTACGTGCAGCCCACGCTGGTGCAGTGCAACAGCCCGCGCCACCGCATCATGACGGAGGAGATCTTCGCGCCGCTGGTCGGCGTGTACGTCTACCCGGACGCGAAGTTCGAGGAGACGCTGAAGGAGTGCGACCAGTCCGCGGCGTACGCGCTGACGGGCGCCATCTTCGCGCGCGACCGCAAGGTCATCGAGCAGATGATGAGCGGCCTGCGCAACGCGGCCGGCAACTTCTACATCAACGACAAGCCCACGGGCGCGGTGGTGGGCCAGCAGCCCTTCGGCGGCAGCCGGGCTTCGGGCACCAACGACAAGTCCGGGTCGATGATCAACCTGTTCCGCTGGTCCAGCCCGCGCACCATCAAGGAGAACTTCGCGCCGCCCGTGAAGGTCCCCTACCCGTTCATGGACAGCGACCCGAAGGAAGGGGCCATCTAG
- a CDS encoding aldose 1-epimerase produces the protein MSGPFPGIAGLETYALEDGGCRVEVIPTRGALVTRMVVDGEDVLYLDESTVADLTKSVRGGIPVLFPNAGPLPGDTYPADRKAYSLPQHGFARKLPWTVRQAEESLLVLGLTSSEETLRQYPWAFDAQLAFSLAGRRLTLDFDLENRDTRPLPLHLGYHPYFRVPQAQKAQARVETDATHAWDNRAKHEVPFTGLDLTAQEVDMHLRDHSAPGTVLERGPGLSPVKLSWSGEFRMLVVWTLAGKDFVCVEPWTAAAGALATGEGLLHVAPGERVSLAFDIEA, from the coding sequence ATGAGCGGACCGTTCCCGGGCATCGCGGGGCTGGAGACGTATGCGCTGGAGGACGGCGGCTGCCGCGTGGAGGTCATCCCCACGCGCGGCGCGCTCGTCACCCGCATGGTGGTGGACGGCGAGGACGTGCTCTATCTGGACGAGAGCACCGTCGCCGACCTCACGAAAAGCGTGCGCGGGGGCATCCCCGTGCTCTTTCCCAACGCCGGTCCCCTGCCCGGGGACACGTATCCGGCGGACCGCAAGGCGTACTCGCTGCCGCAGCACGGCTTCGCGCGGAAGCTGCCGTGGACGGTGCGCCAGGCGGAGGAGTCGCTGCTGGTGCTGGGGCTCACGTCGTCGGAGGAGACGCTGCGCCAGTACCCGTGGGCCTTCGACGCGCAGCTGGCGTTCTCGCTCGCGGGCCGCAGGCTGACGCTGGACTTCGACCTGGAGAACCGGGACACGCGGCCCCTGCCGCTGCACCTGGGCTACCACCCGTACTTCCGCGTGCCGCAGGCCCAGAAGGCCCAGGCGCGCGTGGAGACGGACGCCACGCACGCGTGGGACAACCGCGCGAAGCACGAGGTGCCCTTCACCGGCCTGGACCTCACGGCGCAGGAGGTGGACATGCACCTGCGTGACCACTCCGCGCCGGGCACGGTGCTGGAGCGCGGGCCGGGCCTGTCCCCCGTGAAGCTGTCGTGGAGCGGGGAGTTCCGCATGCTCGTCGTGTGGACGCTCGCGGGGAAGGACTTCGTCTGCGTGGAGCCGTGGACGGCCGCCGCCGGGGCGCTGGCCACCGGCGAGGGGCTGTTGCACGTGGCCCCGGGCGAGCGCGTGTCGCTCGCGTTCGACATCGAGGCGTGA
- a CDS encoding cytochrome P450 → MTGRVNLMAPEVRANPYPVYEELRRTAPVCQVEPGGLWAITRFEDVAAAFKNPQVFSSAGVRTTTAPPWLGHNPFSESMIVMDPPHHMRLRTLVSRAWTPAAVNRLEPRIRSFARILAERLSPEREVDFVDAFAMPLPASVIGELFALDPTMTARYKRWSVDLSSVSGTTEKDTHRHESIKATVREMEDYLSNVVAERRRHPQDDMVSDLVKTRVDGEALSDAEVMSFLFLLVVAGLETTVQLVSHSVRMLMEQPHLMARLRENPSQVGRFVEEVLRYEPSVHGLVRVTTKETQVAGVVIPEGARVALMVGSACRDGERFKDPDTFNMDREGVNNMPFGHGIHFCLGAPLARLEARVGLEVLLSRFTRFTSTGPVKWNTSLTVRGPLSLPLIPHA, encoded by the coding sequence ATGACTGGACGCGTGAACCTGATGGCGCCGGAAGTCCGGGCCAATCCCTACCCCGTCTACGAGGAGCTGCGCCGCACCGCGCCGGTGTGTCAGGTGGAACCCGGCGGGCTGTGGGCCATCACCCGCTTCGAGGACGTGGCCGCGGCCTTCAAGAACCCGCAGGTGTTCTCCTCGGCCGGGGTGCGCACGACGACCGCGCCGCCGTGGCTGGGGCACAACCCCTTCTCCGAGTCGATGATCGTCATGGATCCGCCGCACCACATGCGGCTGCGCACGCTGGTGAGCCGCGCGTGGACGCCTGCGGCGGTGAACCGGCTGGAGCCGCGCATCCGGAGCTTCGCGCGGATACTGGCGGAGCGGCTGTCCCCGGAGCGCGAGGTGGACTTCGTGGACGCCTTCGCCATGCCGCTGCCCGCGAGCGTGATTGGCGAGCTCTTCGCCTTGGACCCCACCATGACGGCCCGCTACAAGCGCTGGTCGGTGGACCTGTCCAGCGTGTCCGGCACGACGGAGAAGGACACCCACCGGCACGAGTCCATCAAGGCCACCGTGCGCGAGATGGAGGACTACCTGTCCAACGTCGTCGCCGAGCGCCGCCGCCATCCGCAGGACGACATGGTGTCGGACCTGGTGAAGACGCGCGTGGACGGCGAGGCGCTCTCCGACGCGGAGGTGATGAGCTTCCTGTTCCTCCTGGTGGTGGCGGGCCTGGAGACCACCGTGCAGCTCGTCAGCCACAGCGTGCGCATGCTGATGGAGCAGCCGCACCTGATGGCCCGCCTGCGTGAGAACCCGTCGCAGGTGGGGCGCTTCGTGGAGGAGGTACTGCGCTACGAGCCCTCCGTGCACGGCCTGGTGCGCGTCACCACGAAGGAGACGCAAGTCGCGGGCGTGGTGATTCCGGAGGGCGCGCGCGTGGCGCTGATGGTCGGCTCCGCGTGCCGCGACGGCGAGCGCTTCAAGGACCCGGACACCTTCAACATGGACCGCGAGGGCGTGAACAACATGCCCTTTGGCCATGGCATCCACTTCTGCCTGGGCGCCCCGCTGGCCCGGCTGGAGGCGCGCGTGGGGCTGGAGGTGCTCTTGTCCCGCTTCACGCGCTTCACGTCCACGGGCCCGGTGAAGTGGAACACCTCCCTCACCGTGCGCGGCCCGCTGAGCCTGCCCCTCATCCCGCACGCCTGA
- a CDS encoding alpha/beta hydrolase, whose translation MSRFVLAAVLALGLSACSDDPDEVTPDSGTNPTTDAGTNTDAGTDVDAGTDAGTDVDAGTDAGPGSSGGSGKLGCSRTGTVNTDAGTLTYCVAQVGATEVKYIEPKQGIVPEPMRLAIYLHGDGAAVYTGNNPRSLFTHGGWTYGHNTLYVTALAPNKCAWWVKPEYTTCSPDGAPLSERDLEGKNAAELVSLIEALRKGWDIQDGPILFGGSSGGSIQLTSSFLPRYGDRYPGIYALSCGGEKPWSGQMDWDATNAALRGGTKFYFTYGDQDYLLQDIQAAEEYLGGLGFPVNDKVIPGATHCQFDQVGRVSEVWNEATAQ comes from the coding sequence ATGTCCCGCTTCGTCCTCGCCGCCGTTCTCGCCCTGGGTCTGTCCGCGTGTTCCGACGACCCCGATGAAGTCACGCCTGACTCCGGCACGAACCCCACCACCGACGCGGGCACGAACACCGACGCCGGGACGGACGTGGACGCGGGGACGGATGCGGGCACGGACGTGGACGCCGGCACGGATGCGGGCCCGGGCAGCTCGGGCGGCTCCGGGAAGCTCGGGTGCAGCCGGACGGGCACGGTGAACACGGATGCGGGCACGCTGACGTACTGCGTGGCGCAGGTGGGCGCGACGGAGGTGAAGTACATCGAGCCGAAGCAGGGCATCGTGCCCGAGCCCATGCGGCTGGCCATCTACCTGCACGGCGATGGCGCGGCCGTGTACACCGGCAACAACCCGCGCTCGCTGTTCACGCACGGCGGTTGGACGTACGGGCACAACACGCTCTACGTGACGGCGCTCGCGCCCAACAAGTGCGCGTGGTGGGTGAAGCCGGAGTACACGACCTGCTCGCCGGACGGTGCACCGCTGTCGGAGCGCGACCTGGAGGGAAAGAACGCGGCGGAGCTGGTGTCGCTCATCGAGGCCCTGCGCAAGGGCTGGGACATCCAGGACGGGCCCATCCTCTTCGGCGGTTCGTCGGGCGGCTCCATCCAGCTGACGTCCAGCTTCCTGCCGCGCTACGGCGACCGCTACCCGGGCATCTACGCGCTGAGCTGCGGCGGTGAGAAGCCGTGGTCGGGCCAGATGGACTGGGACGCGACCAACGCGGCGCTGCGCGGCGGCACGAAGTTCTACTTCACCTACGGCGACCAGGATTACCTCCTCCAGGACATCCAGGCGGCGGAGGAGTACCTCGGCGGGCTCGGGTTCCCGGTGAACGACAAGGTCATCCCGGGCGCGACGCACTGCCAGTTCGACCAGGTGGGCCGCGTCTCGGAAGTGTGGAACGAGGCCACCGCGCAGTAA